In one Novosphingobium sp. 9U genomic region, the following are encoded:
- a CDS encoding transposase: MHRVRGRIEKIFGTWKRPYGLRLMRWRGLPKAAAQVRLTAIGYNLKRTMNILAAS, from the coding sequence ATCCATCGCGTACGCGGCCGGATCGAAAAGATCTTCGGAACGTGGAAGCGCCCCTACGGCCTGCGCCTAATGCGATGGCGAGGCCTCCCCAAAGCTGCCGCCCAGGTCCGCCTCACCGCCATCGGCTACAACCTCAAGCGCACGATGAACATTCTCGCTGCTTCCTGA